In one window of Mytilus trossulus isolate FHL-02 chromosome 7, PNRI_Mtr1.1.1.hap1, whole genome shotgun sequence DNA:
- the LOC134726549 gene encoding uncharacterized protein LOC134726549 — translation MARYDSENDPSEDEFNIDDVESSTPRKPRKPGERKTYDTLQKKKTSEISNERRKKSTALRGIKQQFKRLKELKHLNVTFAFVCFDLTQQRQTIKRDGKGAYYDNLLNGRPIVDKRDIQRKKQRDGLTETS, via the exons ATGGCTAG GTATGATTCAGAGAATGATCCTTCTGAGGATGAATTTAACATTGATGATGTTGAATCGTCTACTCCAAGAAAACCTAGAAAACCCGGCGAAAGAAAAACTTATGATACGCTgcagaaaaagaaaacatcagAAATATCcaatgaaagaagaaaaaaatcgacTGCTTTGCGTGgtataaaacaacaatttaaaagacTTAAAGAATTGAAACACCTAAATGTGACTTTTGCGTTCGTGTGCTTCGATTTGACACAACAACGTCAAACTATTAAGAGAGATGGGAAAGGAGCCTATTATGATAATTTGCTCAATGGTAGACCTATTGTGGATAAAAGGGacatacaaagaaaaaaacagaggGATGGGTTGACGGAAAC TTCATAA
- the LOC134727176 gene encoding clumping factor B-like, whose protein sequence is METLQDVNIQPGHENDSYSHDVATPQRKVTRKRIRTVKSKRTNIIVAVADDDSDNNDVDVNNDSAVDAVAFDASKNNNENEDGDIDDVDDGADDDDDDEDDDDDDNNSDEDDDDDNHSDEDDDDDNHSDEDDDNDSDDDDNKDDDGDDDDTNDDDDDLAATTDDFKFDDDDDDSTDNVNLPRLYRNNLSNVKNTDLSKREKLKKLFNERAKKTELNDAESDHSHDKDGSTSTEENTCRFWTYVDDEDLEARNAFQPKTGKRCRKKTTVLDI, encoded by the exons ATGGAGACACTGCAAGATGTAAACATTCAGCCAGGTCATGAGAATGACTCTTACTCACATG ATGTAGCAACTCCACAAAGGAAGGTCACAAGAAAGAGAATTAGGACCGTAAAAAGTAAACGTACGAACATTATTGTTGCAGTAGCTGATGATGATAGTGACAATAATGATGTTGATGTGAATAACGATTCAGCTGTTGATGCTGTTGCTTTTGATGCTtcgaaaaataataatgaaaatgaagatGGAGATATCGACGACGTTGACGACGGCGCCGATGATGACGACGACGATgaggatgatgatgatgatgataataATAGCGATgaggatgatgatgatgataatcATAGCGAtgaagatgatgatgatgataatcATAGCGATGAGGATGATGATAATGATAGCGATGATGATGACAATAAGGATGACGACGGTGACGACGACGACAccaatgatgatgatgatgatttaGCTGCTACtactgatgattttaaatttgacgacgacgatgacgacagCACTGATAACGTGAATTTACCACGACTTTACAGA AATAACTTATCTAATGTGAAAAATACAGATCTATCGAAAAGAG aaaaactgaaaaaattattcaacgAAAGAGCCAAAAAAACAGAGCTGAATGATGCCGAATCTGATCATAGTCACGATAAAGACGGTAGCACCTCTACAGAAG AAAATACCTGTCGGTTTTGGACATATGTGGACGACGAAGATCTTGAGGCACGAAATGCTTTCCAGCCTAAAACTGGGAAAAGATGTAGAAAGAAGACAACGGTATTAgacatttaa